In Flavobacteriales bacterium, a single window of DNA contains:
- the rpsF gene encoding 30S ribosomal protein S6, translated as MNQYETVFILTPVLSEAQMKEAVKDYEKFIKADGGKIVSTEDWGLRKLAYPIQKKSNGFYNLFEFQANPSLIADLELQFKRDERVIRFLTVKMDKFHVEYAVKRRDRLKNPKPAKA; from the coding sequence ATGAACCAGTACGAAACCGTTTTCATTTTAACTCCCGTTTTGTCTGAAGCTCAGATGAAGGAAGCGGTAAAGGATTACGAAAAGTTCATAAAAGCTGATGGAGGCAAAATTGTCTCTACGGAAGATTGGGGGCTACGCAAATTGGCGTATCCGATCCAAAAGAAATCCAATGGCTTTTACAACCTTTTCGAATTCCAAGCCAACCCTTCGTTGATAGCTGATCTTGAATTGCAATTCAAGCGTGACGAGCGTGTGATCAGATTCCTAACCGTAAAAATGGACAAGTTCCATGTTGAATATGCGGTGAAAAGAAGAGATCGATTAAAGAACCCTAAACCAGCTAAAGCTTAA
- the rpe gene encoding ribulose-phosphate 3-epimerase, translating to MPIIAPSLLAADFTKLGEEIEMINRSEADWLHVDVMDGVFVPNISFGEPVMKPLKKICTKPFDVHLMVVDPDRYLQYFKDCGADILTVHYEACTHLHRTIGAIKELGMKAAVSLNPHTSVALLEDVLPELDMVLIMSVNPGFGGQKFIENTYDKVRKLRAMADKVNPDLIIEVDGGVNLDNAPKLVAAGANALVAGNAVFKAENPEAVIAGLKKA from the coding sequence ATGCCAATCATCGCACCATCACTTTTAGCAGCCGACTTCACCAAACTTGGTGAGGAAATTGAAATGATAAATAGGAGTGAGGCCGACTGGCTTCATGTGGATGTGATGGATGGCGTTTTTGTGCCGAACATCTCGTTTGGTGAACCCGTGATGAAGCCATTGAAGAAGATTTGCACGAAGCCTTTCGATGTGCATTTGATGGTAGTTGATCCAGATCGATACTTGCAGTACTTCAAAGATTGCGGGGCAGATATTCTGACGGTTCATTACGAAGCGTGCACGCATCTTCATAGAACCATTGGTGCTATCAAGGAATTGGGAATGAAAGCGGCTGTTTCGCTTAATCCGCACACGTCCGTTGCACTCTTGGAAGATGTGCTTCCTGAGCTAGATATGGTTCTGATAATGTCTGTGAACCCTGGTTTTGGAGGACAAAAATTCATAGAGAATACCTACGACAAGGTTCGCAAACTGAGAGCGATGGCTGATAAGGTCAATCCAGATCTGATCATTGAGGTGGATGGTGGCGTGAACTTGGACAACGCTCCAAAGCTTGTTGCTGCAGGAGCGAATGCACTGGTTGCAGGAAATGCGGTCTTCAAAGCTGAAAACCCAGAAGCAGTTATTGCTGGGTTGAAGAAGGCTTAA
- a CDS encoding NAD(P)-dependent oxidoreductase: MKIGIIKEGKTPPDKRVALTPEHCKHLEGAYPELEIRVQRSPIRCFADQEYEAIGVQLVDSVSDCDVIFGVKEVKYEMLAEGKTMLFFSHTIKKQPYNRDLLREVLKKNVRLIDYETLTYSNGARVLGFGRYAGIVGAYNALIAYGKRYGTFEMKPAHLCADMKEMGREMKKVQLGNAKIIISGGGKVANGAKETFKEAGIRQVSIPEFLNQEFDEPVYCNADILDYHEKDGNPPANFAEFVKDSTVWENTFTKFTNVADIFISAHFWDNKSAHFFTEEDVKSDDFKVKVIADITCDIKGSVPTTLRPSTIADPIYGYDRTTGEEAEPYAENSITIMAVDNLPCEVPKDASEGFGQDLIEKIIPLFLGKDSEKILERATIAQDGKLTQYFRYLQDYVDGNS, from the coding sequence ATGAAGATCGGCATTATCAAAGAAGGCAAAACGCCACCAGACAAGCGAGTAGCACTTACACCAGAGCATTGCAAACATCTCGAAGGAGCGTATCCAGAATTAGAAATTCGTGTTCAGCGCAGTCCGATCCGATGTTTTGCAGACCAAGAATATGAGGCCATTGGCGTCCAATTGGTTGATTCCGTAAGCGATTGCGATGTCATTTTCGGAGTAAAAGAAGTGAAGTACGAAATGCTTGCCGAAGGAAAGACAATGCTCTTCTTTTCGCATACCATTAAAAAGCAACCATACAATCGAGACCTTCTTCGTGAAGTGTTGAAAAAGAACGTCCGACTCATCGATTACGAAACACTCACTTATTCCAACGGTGCGCGAGTTCTAGGTTTCGGTCGCTATGCAGGAATTGTTGGTGCTTACAATGCGCTCATCGCCTACGGAAAACGCTATGGAACTTTCGAAATGAAACCTGCTCATCTCTGTGCCGACATGAAGGAAATGGGCCGTGAGATGAAAAAGGTTCAACTCGGAAACGCCAAGATCATCATTTCTGGAGGCGGAAAAGTGGCAAATGGCGCCAAGGAAACCTTCAAAGAAGCCGGCATTCGACAGGTTTCCATTCCAGAATTCCTAAATCAAGAATTTGACGAGCCCGTTTACTGCAATGCCGATATTCTCGATTACCATGAAAAGGACGGAAATCCGCCAGCCAATTTTGCGGAATTCGTAAAAGACAGCACCGTTTGGGAGAACACCTTTACCAAGTTCACCAACGTAGCAGATATCTTTATTTCAGCGCACTTTTGGGACAACAAATCTGCTCACTTCTTCACGGAAGAAGATGTAAAGTCCGATGATTTTAAAGTGAAAGTGATAGCGGATATCACTTGCGATATTAAAGGTTCAGTTCCAACCACACTTCGTCCATCAACAATTGCTGATCCGATCTATGGTTATGACAGAACAACAGGTGAAGAAGCAGAACCTTACGCGGAAAACAGCATCACCATCATGGCGGTTGACAATCTACCATGCGAAGTTCCGAAAGATGCTTCAGAAGGTTTCGGGCAAGATCTGATTGAAAAGATCATTCCGTTGTTTTTAGGAAAAGATTCCGAGAAGATTTTGGAACGTGCCACTATTGCACAAGACGGAAAACTGACCCAATATTTCAGGTATTTGCAGGATTATGTAGATGGTAATTCCTAA